One segment of Salvia splendens isolate huo1 chromosome 20, SspV2, whole genome shotgun sequence DNA contains the following:
- the LOC121780849 gene encoding uncharacterized protein LOC121780849, protein MLQHSLVCGICACEKPISDSFQIHGCNHSYCTRCVSNYVAARLQESIAAIGCPVLSPRRYDASTLRPDLPPHRRPRSPRLREAAADQIEELQRDWGEVGVEKRWLLTCPY, encoded by the exons ATGCTCCAACACTCCCTCGTCTGCGGAATTTGCGCTTGCGAGAAGCCAATCAGTGACTCGTTCCAGATCCACGGCTGCAACCACTCCTACTGCACGCGATGCGTCTCCAATTACGTTGCGGCGCGGCTACAGGAGAGCATAGCCGCCATCGGCTGCCCCGTCCTCAGTCCCCGTCGATACGACGCCTCTACTCTCAGACCAGATCTTCCGCCCCACCGTCGCCCTCGCTCCCCCCGCCTCCGAGAAGCAGCTGCCGATCAAATCGAGGAGTTGCAGAGAGATTGGG GGGAAGTTGGTGTTGAAAAGAGGTGGCTGCTGACTTGTCCTTATTGA